A section of the Thermus antranikianii DSM 12462 genome encodes:
- a CDS encoding DUF4388 domain-containing protein encodes MEGNLNAIPLVELLELIHSHRRSGVLELSVGYLPLSLRFAGGEVVGAAILDWEGLEALFSFPLHPQEGVFRFGVTPPTADKPLMPFSALLGEWARVNDEWDRFRTLVDSPSRVLEAIQPKPPYEVFQGGKSVRAAAKAWQVPLLIAMERAYMGVREGDLYPLRRYAWYALRIKYQGRKGKTGKTLEEFGQLQALLDGTRNLGEVIASGVPIGLVRRYLVQALASGELAPPGRGWLLRDLTWEMEKEEST; translated from the coding sequence CTGGAAGGAAACCTGAACGCCATCCCTCTTGTGGAACTTTTGGAGCTGATCCACAGCCACCGGCGCTCCGGAGTCCTGGAGCTCTCCGTAGGTTACCTTCCCCTCTCCCTGCGCTTCGCCGGGGGGGAGGTGGTGGGAGCAGCCATTCTGGACTGGGAAGGCCTCGAGGCCCTCTTCAGTTTCCCCCTGCACCCCCAGGAAGGGGTTTTCCGCTTCGGGGTAACCCCGCCCACCGCGGACAAACCCCTCATGCCCTTCTCCGCCCTCTTAGGGGAGTGGGCCCGGGTCAACGACGAGTGGGACCGGTTTCGCACCCTGGTGGACTCGCCCAGCCGGGTCCTCGAGGCCATCCAGCCCAAGCCTCCCTACGAGGTCTTCCAGGGGGGGAAAAGCGTGCGGGCAGCTGCCAAGGCCTGGCAGGTCCCCCTCCTCATCGCCATGGAAAGGGCCTACATGGGGGTAAGGGAAGGGGACCTTTACCCCCTTCGCCGCTATGCCTGGTACGCCCTAAGGATCAAATACCAGGGGAGGAAGGGCAAGACGGGCAAGACCCTGGAGGAGTTCGGACAGCTCCAGGCCCTCCTGGACGGCACCCGCAACCTAGGGGAGGTGATCGCCTCGGGGGTACCCATCGGCCTGGTGCGCCGCTACCTGGTACAGGCCCTGGCCTCAGGGGAACTCGCCCCCCCGGGCCGGGGATGGCTCCTGAGGGACCTCACCTGGGAGATGGAAAAAGAGGAGAGCACCTAG
- a CDS encoding ubiquinol-cytochrome c reductase iron-sulfur subunit: MRRRDLVFYIPVAVAGGFFLWLGVRTYNLRFRPRPGVGEPTWKEGPKVAVARRGELAVWQVKPFEYPLPLGPLKAFLLRLPEPVLGGLSLGEEHYLALSRICTHQGCTVNYVPDPEAASILYNFRYERPFLGCPCHFGAFDPLLGGKAVYGPPRYPLPRLHLEAEGDTLYATGHEVPLRPMEGS; the protein is encoded by the coding sequence ATGAGGCGGCGGGACCTTGTCTTCTACATCCCGGTGGCGGTGGCCGGGGGGTTTTTCCTCTGGCTTGGGGTGCGCACCTATAACCTCCGCTTCCGCCCAAGGCCCGGGGTAGGAGAGCCCACCTGGAAGGAGGGGCCGAAGGTGGCGGTGGCCCGGCGGGGGGAGCTTGCCGTGTGGCAGGTGAAGCCCTTTGAGTACCCCTTGCCCTTAGGGCCCTTGAAGGCCTTTCTCCTCCGCCTGCCCGAGCCGGTTTTGGGGGGGCTTTCCCTGGGGGAGGAACACTACCTGGCCTTAAGCCGCATCTGCACCCACCAGGGTTGCACCGTGAACTATGTGCCCGATCCCGAGGCGGCTTCCATCCTCTACAATTTCCGCTACGAGAGGCCCTTTTTGGGCTGCCCGTGCCACTTTGGGGCTTTTGATCCCCTCCTTGGTGGGAAGGCGGTATATGGGCCCCCCCGCTACCCCCTTCCCCGGCTGCACCTCGAGGCGGAAGGGGATACCCTCTACGCCACCGGGCACGAGGTGCCCTTGAGGCCCATGGAGGGTTCTTAG
- a CDS encoding 30S ribosomal protein THX has protein sequence MGKGDRRTRRGKIWRGTYGKYRPRKKK, from the coding sequence ATGGGTAAGGGCGACCGTCGCACCCGTAGGGGCAAGATCTGGCGGGGCACTTACGGCAAGTACCGTCCGCGCAAGAAGAAGTAG
- a CDS encoding c-type cytochrome → MMATLIFLALFLLGLLLALRPLLGPKEPFPEPPRREELLKELEVLKEEVKSLEGEEKRLAMARMVELERALDGWRPPKPRPFNPWPVALALGVVVLLGVGLWRYTLPRLPGETTVTARAEARELKALQDKAKRTGEVADLLAWGRRAYELQAFDQAAEAYLEVLKKDPTNIEAVRRVGILLFMGGRLEEAQMFLEIAQHADPKAAEGWLFLGNLYFQKGQMQEAIAAWERYLEVGGEARERVEGLIAMARAQAQGGTDGKTVYQARCAACHGAEAEGGVGPRLKGNPILKAPEAVREIVLKGRGQMPAVPLSEGELEALLDYLSSL, encoded by the coding sequence ATGATGGCCACCCTTATCTTCCTGGCCCTATTCCTCTTGGGGCTCCTCCTGGCCCTGAGGCCCCTCTTAGGGCCCAAGGAGCCCTTCCCTGAGCCTCCCCGGCGGGAGGAGCTTCTCAAGGAGCTCGAGGTCCTGAAGGAGGAGGTGAAGAGCCTGGAGGGGGAGGAGAAGAGGCTGGCCATGGCCCGGATGGTGGAGCTGGAACGGGCCTTGGACGGTTGGCGCCCTCCCAAGCCTCGTCCCTTTAACCCCTGGCCCGTGGCCCTGGCCCTGGGGGTGGTGGTCCTGCTGGGGGTGGGGCTTTGGCGCTACACCCTGCCCAGGCTTCCCGGGGAGACCACGGTGACCGCCCGGGCTGAAGCCCGGGAGCTTAAGGCGCTTCAGGACAAGGCCAAGCGCACCGGGGAGGTGGCGGACCTCCTGGCCTGGGGAAGGCGGGCCTATGAGCTCCAGGCCTTCGACCAGGCGGCGGAGGCCTACCTGGAGGTGCTTAAGAAGGATCCCACCAACATCGAGGCCGTGCGCCGGGTGGGGATCCTTCTCTTCATGGGAGGGCGGCTGGAGGAGGCCCAGATGTTCTTGGAAATCGCCCAGCACGCCGACCCTAAGGCCGCTGAGGGTTGGCTTTTCCTGGGTAACCTTTACTTCCAAAAGGGCCAGATGCAAGAAGCCATCGCCGCCTGGGAAAGGTACCTGGAGGTGGGCGGAGAGGCCAGGGAGAGGGTGGAGGGCCTCATCGCCATGGCCCGCGCCCAGGCCCAGGGGGGAACGGACGGGAAAACGGTCTACCAGGCCCGCTGTGCCGCCTGCCACGGAGCCGAGGCCGAGGGGGGGGTGGGGCCCAGGCTGAAGGGGAACCCCATCCTGAAAGCCCCGGAGGCGGTGAGGGAGATCGTGCTCAAGGGCCGGGGCCAGATGCCGGCGGTGCCCTTAAGCGAGGGGGAGCTAGAGGCCCTTCTGGACTACCTATCCAGCCTATGA
- the rpsT gene encoding 30S ribosomal protein S20 codes for MAQKKPKRNLSALKRHRQSLKRRLRNKAKKSAIKTLSKKAVLLAQEGKAEEALKIMRMAQSLIDKAAKGSTLHKNAAARKKSRLMRKVQKYLSSVSA; via the coding sequence ATGGCGCAGAAAAAGCCCAAGAGGAACCTTTCCGCTCTGAAGCGGCACCGGCAGTCTTTGAAGCGCAGGCTTCGCAACAAGGCTAAGAAGTCGGCCATCAAGACCTTGAGCAAGAAGGCCGTGCTTCTGGCCCAGGAGGGCAAGGCCGAGGAAGCCTTGAAGATCATGCGCATGGCGCAGAGCCTCATCGATAAAGCGGCCAAGGGGTCCACCCTCCACAAGAACGCCGCTGCCCGTAAGAAGTCGCGCCTTATGCGCAAGGTGCAGAAGTACCTTTCCTCAGTGAGCGCCTAG
- the tyrS gene encoding tyrosine--tRNA ligase, whose translation MAGTDTKPSPEEALALLKRGAEEIIPEEELLEKLKEGRPLVVKLGADPTRPDLHLGHAVVLRKMRQFQELGHKVVLIIGDFTGMIGDPSGRSKTRPPLTLEETRENARTYVEQVGKILRQEPHLFELRYNSEWLEGLTFKEVVRLTSLMTVAQMLEREDFKKRYEEGIPISLHEFLYPFAQAYDSVAIRADIEMGGTDQKFNLLVGREVQRAYDQPPQVAFLMPLLVGLDGREKMSKSLDNYIGVAEPPEVMFKKLMWVPDALLESYFRLLTDLEEAEIQTLLKAGPVPAHRVLARLLTAAYALPTIPARIDRAFYESLGYSFEALGKDKEAGPEAVRRAEARYDQVAKGGIPENIPEVAIPASELKEGRIWVARLFTLAGLTPSNAEARRLIQNRGLRLDGELIEDAGLEVDLSRPRILQRGKDRFVRVRLAD comes from the coding sequence ATGGCAGGCACCGACACGAAGCCTTCTCCGGAAGAAGCCTTGGCCCTCCTCAAGCGGGGGGCCGAGGAGATCATCCCCGAGGAGGAGCTCCTGGAAAAGTTAAAGGAAGGCCGTCCGCTGGTGGTCAAGCTGGGAGCCGACCCCACCCGGCCCGATCTGCACCTGGGGCATGCGGTGGTCCTGAGGAAGATGCGCCAGTTCCAGGAGCTTGGGCACAAGGTGGTGCTCATCATCGGAGACTTCACGGGCATGATCGGGGATCCCTCCGGGCGGAGCAAGACCCGGCCCCCCCTGACCCTCGAGGAAACCCGGGAAAACGCCAGGACCTACGTGGAGCAGGTGGGAAAGATCCTCAGGCAGGAGCCCCACCTCTTTGAGCTCCGCTACAACTCCGAGTGGCTGGAAGGCCTCACCTTCAAGGAGGTGGTGCGCCTCACCTCCCTCATGACCGTGGCCCAGATGCTGGAAAGGGAGGACTTCAAGAAGCGCTACGAGGAGGGCATCCCCATCTCCTTGCACGAGTTCCTCTACCCCTTCGCCCAGGCCTACGACTCCGTGGCCATCCGCGCGGACATCGAGATGGGGGGCACGGATCAGAAGTTCAACCTCCTGGTAGGCCGGGAGGTGCAACGGGCCTACGACCAGCCTCCCCAGGTGGCCTTCCTCATGCCCCTTTTGGTGGGCCTGGACGGGCGGGAGAAGATGAGCAAGAGCCTGGACAACTACATCGGGGTGGCGGAGCCCCCCGAGGTGATGTTCAAGAAGCTCATGTGGGTGCCTGACGCCCTTCTGGAAAGCTACTTCCGCCTCCTTACCGACCTGGAGGAGGCCGAAATCCAAACCCTTCTAAAGGCGGGTCCCGTCCCCGCTCACCGGGTCTTGGCCCGCCTCCTCACCGCCGCTTACGCCCTTCCCACCATCCCCGCCCGCATCGACCGGGCCTTTTACGAAAGCCTGGGCTACAGCTTTGAAGCCCTGGGCAAGGACAAGGAAGCCGGGCCGGAAGCCGTACGCCGGGCGGAGGCCCGCTACGATCAGGTGGCCAAGGGAGGCATACCCGAGAACATCCCCGAGGTGGCCATCCCCGCTTCCGAGCTCAAAGAGGGGCGCATCTGGGTGGCGAGGCTTTTCACCCTGGCGGGCCTCACCCCTTCCAACGCCGAGGCCCGGAGGCTCATCCAGAACCGGGGCCTCAGGCTGGATGGGGAACTTATAGAGGATGCAGGCCTCGAGGTGGACCTCTCCCGCCCCCGCATACTCCAGCGGGGAAAGGACCGCTTCGTGCGGGTGCGGCTTGCGGACTAA